tatatattactTAAGTCCATTCTtctacttttagatttgtgtgtattgttgtgaattaatactactgcactgttggagctaggaacacaagcatttcgctacactctctataacatcagctaaatatgtgtttgaccaataaaatgtgattggaTTTGCGTGGGACTTGGGAAACGGAGAGGCTAAAAGCTGTGGCTAGTGATCAATTGTTGATCATCTTTACTCGGTGTGGCGATGATTCGGCACGGCTGTACTGTGACAGAGATGGTAGGAGATAGTGATGGAGAAGAAAGTGAAGCAAGTATGGAGCATAGTGGTACAAATAAGGGGGGAGGGTAAGAAAGATACAAATTAATGCAGGAGAGAAAGTTCAAAGAGTGCAAGAAGGGGTGGCGTTAGGATTGTCCTTTTATTCAGTTACACTTCAAGTGACCATAGGATATATGAGTTATTATGTGAGGGCTTGTGTACCAAAGCATTTAAGATGTTATAACTGCCAGAGGTTTGGGCATGTGGCAACGGCATGTAAAGAGAAAAATAGGTGTGCCAGGTGTGGGGCGGAGCATGAGTATGGGAAGTGCGGGGATGGTGTACAACCAAAGTGCTGCAGCTGTGAGGGTGCTCATATTGTGGCATATAGTGGGTGTGAGGCAATGAAGCAGACATTGGCGGTGCAACAAGTGAGAGTGGAGAGAAGGGTGTCTCATGCTGAGGCAGTGAGGTTGGTCCAGGTCCAGAGAGACACAGGttgaagggagagatgggtaggagcatcTAGATATATGGTATACATAGATAAGAGAAAGCTGGTGATGTTCATAGCAGGAGCTGTCAATAGCACTGCTAAAGTAGAGTCTAAAACAGAGAGGATTCAGCTAATAGTGAAAGCGGCTGGGAGACATCTGAGTATAACAGGGTTGACATAGGAAGAGGTTCGACATGACCTCAATCAGCCGACGGTGGAGTCCTGTATTACTGGATTTTAGTTATGGTGGTAGTACTACAATGGAATGCTCGAAGCCTGTTGGCTAATGGGCAGGAGTTCAAACAGTTAATTGCACATTTGCCAGCTAAACCTGATGTGATTTGTGTACAGGAAACATAGTTCAAAACAACTTTGGAGTTTATCATACAGGGACATGTAGTGGTTCATAGGGACAGAGATGTGGGGAGGGCAGGTTAGAAGTAAGGTCTTGTGGTGTGAGAATTTTAATGAGCAGACGATGGCTTGGATGGATATGAGAGGGGATGTGGATACTATGAATAACTGGGTGATTTGAGGGCAGCTACTGAGGTTATACCTAAGAgttcagggaggaggaggaggaaagcagtCCAATGGTGGACGGAGGAGTGTGGAGCAATGGTGGGAGTAGGAGCAGGGCATTTAGAGTACTGAAAAGGATGTATAACTTCTAACatctgattcagtataagcaggcccaggctctggtgaggagaactatccgtCAGGCAAAGAGGTCATGTTGGCTTCGGTTCTGTGACACCGTTGGAAAGGCGACACCTGAGGGAGAAGTGTGCACAGCTCTGCAAATTTAATTTTGGgtagaggcggagagagagaacgagagaggagcaTCCTGGAGTGCTGGATATGAGGGAGGATATAAGTGATgggttgaatgcaccatttaCCATGGCAGAGGTGAAAAGGGCAATAGGTAAGGCTGGGTTAACTTCACCTGGGAAAGATGAGGTGTGCTATGTTATGTTGGCCCATCTTAGTGATGAGGCACTGGATAAGGTATTGGTGTTGTACAACACAGTGCTGGAGGAGGGGAATCTACCAGGAAGTAGGCAGTAGTGGTACCTATCCAGAAGTCAGGGAAGGACCCAATAAGGCCAACAGGCTGTTGCCCAATAGCTTCAAGATCACATGTATGTAAGTAAGATTATGGAACGTATGATTACGGAGAGGCTAACTTACGTCCTGGAGAGCAGTGGGGCTAGTATCGCTACCTCAGTGGGTTCAGGAAGGGTAGTGGAACTATGGACTCAGTGCTCTGCTTAGAAGCAAGAGATCAAGAAGGCTCAGGTGAACAAGGAGACTGTTTTAGCTGTCTTTTTTATGTGGAGAAGGCATGTGATATGATGTGGAAGGAGGGGTTGTTAATCAAGCTTGATATTATGGGGGCAGGAGGAAGAACGTAAAACTGGATGAAGGATTTCCTGTTTGGAAGGTCTATCCAGGTGAGGGTGGGGGAGTCTATCAGGCAGCTACTGTACCTGGTGGATAAAGGAACACCGCAGGGGAGCGTGATTAGTCCTGTGTTGTTCTCAATCATGATCACTGATGTTTACTCTCAGGTATGGCCAGATATTGGGAGGTCATTATTGGCAGATGCTAGGGCCTTATGGAAAAGTGGAAGAAATGTGCCATACATAGTCAGGAAGGTACAGGAAGCATTTGATGAGGTAGAGCGGGGGCATTAACATTGCGATTTAGGTTCTCTACCAGGAGGAAGGTGGTAGATGAGGTATGCTTGAGGTTATATGGGAGAAACTTGGAGGGTGGGGGCCTTCAGGTTCCTTGGGGTGTAGTTTGATACTAGACTGACCTGGGCAGAACACATTGAGAGAGTGGTGGGAAAGTACAGGGTGCTAAATGTGATGTGCTgtctgacagggaaggagtggAGGGCTGGGGGTTCCTCATTaaggaccatgtatgttgcattgatctgTAATAGACTATGGCAGTATAGGATATGGTTCGGCAGCCCGGACCTCATTGGAAAGGCTAGGTGTCATACAAGGGGCATTTTGGAGTTCCCCAGTGGCTACCGGTGAAGATGGGGGATATGCCATTTCAGATTAGGAGACAGCAGCTGGCAATTAATTATTGGGTCAACCTACAAGGACATCCTTCGAATGGGATTTTACAAGCATGCTGGAAACATGCGCAGACAGAATACAAGCTTTGGGTGGGTGGGTAATACCCAGGCGAAGCAGATACAACTGTATGGAAGGGAGTTTAGTCCAACGGTAGATATTCAAAGACAGCAGGGgctcaaactgtagaacccagatcctacatatgaatataaaaatgtattttatcaaacaacaCTATGCTCAATTTTATCTCTgtgaccctcaggatgacaaatcagagtaATATTATTATTTAACTTCAGAGGTGAATATATCAAACCAGattaaagtgttttgttgttgtgtactCTCCTCAGACAAaacatggtattttttcactgtaatagctactgtaaattggacactgcagttagattaacaataatttaagctttctgcccaaatgagacatgtctatgtcctggaaagttggctGTTTTTTACAACGTCgttctagtcacattagcgcacaTTAGGAACAACAATCCCATAGAGGTTAACCACTTAATCTTTGCTTGTAGGCTTGGCAGAGTTACGGATTTGTGTTTTCAGTTTATACCAAACAACTTTGATCGGGTTTAAATCAGGAGACCTATAGATGTAGAGAtgcaaaaaatattttaaatataCCGTAGGTGTTATCGgtcttttaatttttattttattttactacataaaggtctacttactctgctggcgtcttgacccagtttatgccctcatttgcaatgcaactttgggtggcagtgtgttttgggtcattgtctgcatttggagaagaaaaaaatgcATTTAGCCTAACAGCCAACATTAGGTACAATAATATAATTATACATGTAAATAGGCCTAAACACAACAAAATATTACTATAATCCTACCTTGAAAGAAACAACGTGGTCCCAGAAACACCTCTATGACATAGGGTCCATCATATCTCTTGATGATTTCTTCAAAGAAATCTTGAGCGATGATACTTGAAAAAGGAAGCAACAGTGAATTATTGTGGAACACATAGCAGTCCGTGAGGTGTAGGCTACAATATTTTTATTACTTTTTGCTTTTATAAACATACCATCAAAAATCCAATATGGGACTTGTCCATGGCGAGAAATTGCGGGGTTGAGGGGATGCTTGGGACTTGGCTTGCTTGATCTTCTTCCTTTTTTTCTGTAGCAATTTTGAGCAAATTGCTCAAGGGCCACGTttgattcatctgtgaagatggCATCATTGAATGTTTCGCCAGCTTTGATCCATGCCTGGACGCAAAGTTCTTTGTTTGTCAGACGAATCATTGGGATGAAACTGcagaacagtataaaacaagagaACACACATGGTTATTgttttgaaaaaaataaatatgtatatatataaaatgtcttACAGAGCCTTTGCATAAGTCCTCTCAAGTTTCTTCAACTGTCTAATGACTGTGATAAGAGCGATACTGATGTTGTGCCTTGAAGCCAGCAGATTCCAGATTGACTTTGCCGATCGCTCATCATCTTCATCCATCAGTGAGTTGATCACTTGAATTGTCTTGCTGGAAATGGAATACAATGTAAAAATGTGCAGCATACAGTAAAGACCAGCAGTCGATTTATTTAAGCATTATTTTTAGCATTATTAGGCCTACTCTACAGTattgtagtctactgtacctgttcattTTCCTGGGCTTTCGTGTTCGGCGTAACACAGGCATTTGATGATAGTGCTTGCGAATAGCACAGTCCGTGACCAAAATCCCCAAGTCTACcagtattttttaaatgtctcCAGTAGATTTTCCATTCCTCCTGAAAGCCCTAATCTGCTCACTTAAATGAATGGAGATCCTGCTACTGTCACGACATCCGCCGAAGTCGGGTCCTCCCCTTTGTTTCAGGCAGCGTTTGGCGGTCGgtgtcgccggtcttctagccatcgtcgatccactttttattttccatttgttttgtcttgtttttcctcacacctggtttcaatacCATCATttacttgttgtgtatttaaccctccgttccccccatgtctttgtgtaggATTGTTGGTTGTAGTGCTTGTGCACTTTCCCCTGGAGCGCACGTAGGGTTATTTTGTGCCCATTTACTCTTGTTGTTCTGGATGCCGTTGGTGTTGCTTAATATATCTCTGGTTATTACCAAgatctgctctcctgcgcctgacttctctgccgcccaTTACGCACCCtgctacagctacagtatgttgttacgTCATAATCGAAGTGAGGACAATCGGCGATCTGCTGTATACTTATGGCCTCTTGTAACCTGAAAGCCACATCTTTCCGGTACTCCTCACCCCGCCCCAAACTCCACCCTTAACACAGTTACCATTcaaaaacaagctgtttacctaCAAAAAAGGACATTGTGATCAAAGAGAACAGAAGAAATGGACATGGTTTTCATCAagccaaaatattgttatttttttaaacaagccatagaaagttggttgcaatttcacagtttaatccaccagaaaaaaaacagaacaaataatacaacaaatattgtggttaaactcaaatatactaattgattcaAAAAATGTTGTCAATTGGAACCTTTAACAAGTGGAAGGGGGGAaaagtattgttattattattaaccctgtaaccccatccatccacggtttgtGGTTTGGGTATGTTGTaacagtcacagtgggaacaatatacacttcctgatgaacttaGTCACCGTGTTCGTGTATACATCGATGTCATTATCCGAGGCTACCCAGAATATCCCAGTCAGCGTGTCCATCAGTTGACAGCAAAACTTCTTGAATGATAAGCAGTATAAGCGGTCCACATAACTTGTTTGCAACCCTCAAAGATTGGTCAAAGTAAGATGATAAGTTATATTCCAAAAACCATATTCCAATAGAACAATTGTTATTATTCTAACCCACAACTAATAGCTGATAACGGTATTATTCGTTAAAGATTAAAAGGAGGATGTTTCGGCCCCCAAAGCTTTAATCAGAAAATAAATGGTATTCTTGTAATAAAGTTCAAGTACCATTTGAGACCATTTCACCTTGACCAGAGCCTTGTATTTACTTTGAACAGCAAGATATGTGCACTTTGGGAAGCATATCCAGTTTGTCTTGTGATTGCTGCCATTGTGCATGTTGTCTGTCTAGACTAGAATGTGTTTGCTTAGACAGGCCAATGGCCATTGACCCTCAGTATTAATACCGGACTTGACCTCAAGCATTGAATCACAGTCAAAGCAGAATGGAATATAAACTGTGTTGCCTGTACAGCAATTTCTAAGCAAAACCAATATGTTATTTTCTTTCAGACACAAAGAAATGAAATATTTTAATACCCCTTATTATTTCAAGCtaaatgagaaaagagagagaatagggacAACTGTGGTATGATTCCCAGCAGTTCTTGACCACCTGTGGCTCCGAATGGGCTGCTGGTAGCATTCTTGCCTGTTCAGAACAAAATTACATAAATAGTCCAGCTTTGGCATGATTCTCTGCACTGTTCCTTTACCACTACCAACAGCACAGTTGGTGTGGGGGAGAGATAATTCTCACGTTCAGTGTTGAGTAGAATAAGCAGTGGAATTCCAGATGAATCTGCAATGAAATCACAGGCATGTAAACATTTGAATCTGTTTTCTCTCAGAGAAGCTTCAGTATCGCCACAATGCTCATTTCATTGTTACTGTATAGTGAGAGAAATTGTGGGGTATGACAGTGTTTTATAGgcctacatatacagtaataaatAGGCATTAAGCTAAATGTTATGGTACAATGCAAGcctaatgtttacatacagtatcATTGCTATTCCTCCCTCATTTACATAAACATAATGTATCCGGAAACAAAGCAAGATATAAAAAAACTCTCAGGGGCTGCATTTGCTACATCTATTTTTAAATTAATGaaatacattgagtgtacaaaacattaggaacacctgcccctcccatgacatagactgaccaggttaaCCCAGTTATGATcttttattgatgtcacttgttacatccaccaatcagtgtagatgaaggggaggagacaggttaaagaaggatttttaagccttgagacaattgagacattctttttaattttacctttatttaactgggcaagtcagttaagaacaaattcttattttcaatggcggcctaggaacagtgggttaactgccttgttcaggggcagaaagacagatttttaccttgtcagctcggggattcgatcttgcaactagGCTTCCTGCTGCCCCAAATTGCATAGCTGTGCCATTAAAAGGGTGAATCTGTGCCATTCacagggtgaatgagcaagacaaaatatttaagtgcctttgaatggggtatgctaGCCTAGgggccaggtgcaccggtttgagtgtgtcaagaactgcaacgctgctgggtttttcacgctcaacagattcctgtgtgtatcaagaatggtccatcacccaaaggacatccagacaacttgacacaactgtgggaaatattggagtcaacatgggccagcatctctgtgaaatattttcgacaccttgtagtccatgcccaaataaattgaggctgttctgagggcaaaagggggcgcaacacaatattaggaaggtgttcctaatgttttgtacactcaatgtatacctattgattcttcaaaaatataaattgtagaTGTCTCGTGATCTTaattcaactgttgtaccccaccggagcccaaaatataagcttggtTTACTCCTTTGTTTGTAaccaatgtaaatgtaaacaaacactgtgtaGCCTTAGAACTAGTGGttataactagaatgtgtatataatggatggtcagttcaTGTATTCATCACTCTGTCCATgagtttgagagtggttacatttctccagccccatccttcagctgtATACTAAATCACTGGCAGTGCCACAGCTTTGTTATTGTTCGAACTGCAGGTTGCCCCTTTAATATCTCAGCGCTATTCTGATGATGTAATCCTGACGTGGGAAACATTTGATTTTCCTCATACCAACTCAACCCCCTTATCTCAATTAGATCAAGATCTCCCTGTCCCTTCGTACTacatcattaaaaaaaaagtcCCTATGGGTAGAGTCTATTCAAACCCCATGTCCCCCTAACTTCACTCTAAATTAACCCAACTGAAATGCCCTGCTTGCCCTTGCCTTACTGTCAAACGTTCATGCACCAATGTGTTTTTTTACTCCATGGGGCTGAGAATTTCAAATGGACTGAGCTATAGACGAGACATAATCTGTAGCATAAAGTATTACATCACTATGCATGTTCCTATATACTGCAGCTTTGTGTAAGAGGCATGGGAAGCTTCCTTTGCACTTCTATTCTTCTGTTCATTATTTAAATGGCTGACATCCATGTAAACAACACTTCCGTCAAGTCTTTGTGACAAAGTTATTTTCTTTATCACACTGAGTGCCTTTTGTTCATTGTTCCCGATGGTGAAGAGCCCAGTGCCTGATGGTTGTGTTGAAAATTAGAAATCCCAATTACCTATCCTGCCAATCAGTGGGAGGCCTGAGAAATGTTTGGCTTATGCTATCATGAAACAAAATATAGATTACCACACCACCGCTGCCATCATCCCAACAAAAGAAAAGCAAATAGACCTATGTTCAGACCTAGTCACAGTGGAATATTCTATTTTCTAATAAACATATTTAATTGGGATTCAtcttgatctctctctcgctctctttctctctcgctctctctcagtgtATACCTattgatagaaagagagagaaatgcagcTCGCTCTGGCAGACATTCTGATCATTCAGATGAATGCTTTTTGTTACCACCATTTGTGAATGTCACATCCACAAAAAGTGTCTCCAAATGATAAAGTATACTATTATGgttagaatatatattttttttacatttacaatgaTATCATAAAAAAGAGAACCAAATGTGTATATATTGTGCGCTAGTCACATCACCATTCAAATTAATTTCACCATTCTTACCAACGGTTATGAACCAACAATACACttaaattgattcaattgtttacTCAATTACtaaacaaaatactttttcacGATGGCATAAAGCAACTGGTGACAGATTATTTCCCCCAAATCGTCAAATCTCAGAGAGCGCTTTGCATAATGTCTGATGATGCAGAGAAAATGACCAAAAACCaacatccctcctctcatccctttcAGTCAGGCCCACTCTCCTTATTAAGTGACACCACTGTGACTTCGATGCGCGCACTGACTCCCTGTTTCACTTGCTACAACTTTGGATGAAAGAAACACTGGACACAACGGCGTGCTCTCACATTTACGCACGATATGACAAGGAAAACTCAATGCTTATTTTGCAAGTGTGAGAGAAAGTGGAAAAATATGTTTTGGAATTGAAGCACAATACCTTTTAACCTTTTGGCATGGATGTATTTTTCAACTAATAGGTTGACAGGCTTACTTCCCATAGTATTATATACTAGCCTACTACCGTGTAATAACCTACTGATTCGGTTATAGGCCTACGTGTAGTGGGTAGGCTACTTTATAAATTAATTGTTTTCTCTCTACTCGACATATTCAGAGAACTGAAAATGGAAAATGTTACTGAAGCTCAAGAAAATCAGACTTGGGGGACTTGGACGGACCAAATAATCGAATACAAAGTGGTGAGCACTTTGTTAGTTTTCGTGATATGCGCCTTTGGGATCGTTGGTAATGTTATGGTGATCTTAGTGGTGCTTACCACTAAACACATGAGGACACCCACCAACTGCTACCTGGTGAGCTTGGCCGTTGCAGATCTCATCGTACTAACTGCTGCGGGCTTACCGAATATCACGGACAGCATCTTCGGGTCTTGGGTGTTCGGCCGATCAGGATGTCTCGGAATCACCTACCTCCAGTACCTGGGAATCAATGCATCGTCCTGCTCTATCACCGCCTTTACCATCGAAAGGTACATCGCTATTTGCCACCCGATAAAAGCCCAGTTGCTGTGCACACTGTCCAGAGCCAAGAAGATAATATTGTTTGTCTGGGTTTTCACTTTACTTTACTCCGTCATGTGGTTCTACCTGTCAGATATCAAAGAAGAATCATATGAGAACGGCGTGACCATCGTGACATGCAGCTACAAAGTTTCAAGACAACTCTATTTGCCCATTTACTTTTTGGATTTCGGGATATTTTTTGTTGTGCCGCTTATGCTGTCAACCATTCTGTATGGTCTCATCGCCAGAATCCTGATCATGAATCCGTTACCTTCTGAACGCAAGGATAAAAGTAAAAATGAACAAAGCAACACAACGAGGGGATGTAAAAATTCCCACCACACCAGCACTACCGCTACTTCTCGGAGACAGGTGATTTGCGGTTGCTAAAAAAATAAGTGCTCTCCTAATCATTAGCAATTGATAATAAATTGGAATGCACATGGGTGAGTTAGCTTTTTGACACAACATCGGGAGTCTGGTTCCTAAAACTACAAGTGCGCTCCTATTTATTAGGAATGGGTAAAACATTGGAATAGCCAGCATAAGCGGTGAGTTAGCTTTTTGACACAACATCAGGAGTCTGTGTGCAGCCTGGTCTCATTTCGTATTATTTCCTCTATGCATTGTTGGgcattaagcatttcactgttccaatcaaatcaaaatccaatcaaattgtattggtcacatacacgtgtttagcagatgttattgcgagtgtagcgaaataatTGTGCTTCTCGTTCCGACAGTGCAGCGATATTTAACAagaaatatctaacaattccacaacaaatacctaacgGAATatggaatggaataagaatatataaatatatggatgaggaATGACAGAGTGacataggctaagatgcaatagatagtatagaatacagtatatacatatgagctgAGTAATGcaatatatgtaaacattattaaagtggcattattaaagtgactagtgttctatTGCGACATGCCTATAGGCAGAGGCCTCTAATGtactagtgatggctatttaatagtctgatggccttgagataaaagctgtttttcagtctcctggtcccagctttgatgcacctgtactgaccttgccttctggatggtagcggggtgtccaggcagtggctcgggtggttgttgtccttgatgctcCTTTTGGCCTtactgtgacattgggtgctgtaggtgtcctggagggcaggtagtttgcctttggtgatgtgttgtgcagaccacaccaccctctggagagccttacggttgtgcgCGGTGCCATtgcgtaccaggcggtgatacagcccgacaggatgctctcaattgtgtatctgtaaaagtttgagatttttaggtgacaagccacattccttcagcctcctgaggttgaagaggcgcg
The DNA window shown above is from Oncorhynchus mykiss isolate Arlee chromosome 18, USDA_OmykA_1.1, whole genome shotgun sequence and carries:
- the trhrb gene encoding thyrotropin-releasing hormone receptor b produces the protein MENVTEAQENQTWGTWTDQIIEYKVVSTLLVFVICAFGIVGNVMVILVVLTTKHMRTPTNCYLVSLAVADLIVLTAAGLPNITDSIFGSWVFGRSGCLGITYLQYLGINASSCSITAFTIERYIAICHPIKAQLLCTLSRAKKIILFVWVFTLLYSVMWFYLSDIKEESYENGVTIVTCSYKVSRQLYLPIYFLDFGIFFVVPLMLSTILYGLIARILIMNPLPSERKDKSKNEQSNTTRGCKNSHHTSTTATSRRQVTKMLAVVVILFAVLWMPYRTLVVVNSFLEQAYMNTWFILFCRSCVYINSAINPVIYNAMSQKFRAAFRKLCLCGRKGSEKPTGGTYSVALTYSVVKDTSMVETTDQFNTELDEIMVTCELPDKKMAFQDTCVHNKVTLCND